Proteins co-encoded in one Chroicocephalus ridibundus chromosome 6, bChrRid1.1, whole genome shotgun sequence genomic window:
- the CAPN10 gene encoding calpain-10 isoform X3: MLGEKKQLIAKRELYTDPTFPASDTSIFFDYCTPLAQFRGEISWLRPKDICSTPRLFSNNLQDVQVKQGILGDCWFLCACVALQKSKYLLNKVIPPGQPSWTDESYQGCFTCRVWQFGHWVEVTIDDRLPCLGGKLCFSQCQTEDLFWLPLLEKAYAKVHGSYEQLWAGQVADALVDLTGGIAERWTLKCPGRNMGKEKTGMVLEKAVFRKLMNLKEQCVISCSVLNSRQGASELGEFHAFIVIDMLSLSEVSGKEIFLLRIRNPWGRRCWRGPWCEGGQGWSQLDPVVASELLSQIQEGEFWVDEEEFFREFDEITMGFPVNEEGQLQSLYTEKVLYHSQNLFGSWVRGQSAGGCRNNSSFPTNPKFWLRVCEKSEVCIALLQKHRKYSADWAGRIQNLTHLAEENLSLTEGTQGKNYQAVGLHVWKVEKKRFNLPKTLSAPPVVGTVCHSYDREVHVCCDLSPGFYLVVPSTFLKDAAGNFLLRVFSTGRISLRTRKKQCESYPPSALPR; this comes from the exons ATgctgggagagaaaaagcaattaattgCGAAAAGAGAACTTTACACAGACCCTACGTTTCCAGCCAGTGATACCTCTATATTTTTTGATTATTGTACCCCACTTGCCCAATTCAGAGGCGAGATATCTTGGTTGAGACCTAAG GACATTTGTTCTACTCCTCGGTTATTTTCAAACAATCTGCAGGATGTGCAAGTGAAACAAGGAATTTTGGGAGACTGTTGGTTCCTGTGTGCCTGTGTAGCTTTGCAGAAGAGTAAATACCTACTGAATAAG GTAATCCCTCCAGGTCAGCCCAGCTGGACAGATGAGTCATACCAAGGCTGTTTCACTTGTCGAGTCTGGCAGTTTGGACACTGGGTGGAAGTGACCATTGACGATCGTTTGCCTTGCCTTGGTGGTaaactctgcttttcccagtgtCAGACAGAGGATTTGTTTTGGCTTCCGCTATTGGAAAAAGCTTATGCAAA AGTGCATGGATCTTACGAACAGTTGTGGGCAGGACAGGTGGCAGATGCTTTGGTTGATCTGACTGGAGGAATTGCTGAAAGATGGACCCTCAAATGCCCAGGAAGAAACATGGGGAAAGAGAAGACTGGCATGGTTTTGGAGAAAGCAGTGTTTAGAAAATTAATGAATCTGAAGGAACAGTGTGTCATAAGCTGTTCAGTCCTCAATTCCAGGCAAG GTGCAAGCGAACTAGGAGAATTTCATGCCTTTATTGTGATAGACATGTTGAGTCTGTCTGAAGTGTCAGGCAAGGAAATCTTCCTACTACGAATACGAAATCCTTGGGGGAGGCGGTGCTGGAGAGGTCCTTGGTGTGAGGG TGGTCAAGGATGGAGTCAGCTAGATCCAGTAGTTGCCTCGGAACTGCTCTCACAGATCCAAGAGGGAGAGTTCTGGGTTGATGAAGAAGAATTTTTCAGGGAATTTGATGAGATTACCATGGGCTTTCCAGTCAATGAAGAAGGACAGCTTCAGAGCCTCTATACAG AGAAAGTGCTGTATCACTCGCAGAATCTTTTTGGATCCTGGGTGAGAGGCCAGTCTGCAGGTGGCTGCCGTAACAACAGCAGCTTCCCTACAAACCCTAAGTTCTGGCTGAGAGTCTGTGAAAAGAGCGAGGTGTGCATTGCTCTGCTGCAGAAACATAGGAAATACAGTGCTGACTGGGCTGGAAGAATTCAAAATCTCACTCACTTAGCAGAGGAAAATCTGTCTTTGACTGAAGGCACACAGGGGAAGAACTATCAGGCTGTGGGACTGCATGTCTGGAAG GTGGAGAAGAAACGATTTAACCTTCCAAAgaccctctctgctcctccagttGTAGGTACCGTCTGCCATTCCTATGATAGAGAAGTGCATGTATGCTGTGACCTTTCGCCTGGGTTTTATCTTGTTGTTCCCAGCACTTTTCTGAAAGATGCAGCAGGGAATTTCTTGCTTCGTGTATTTTCAACAGGAAGGATCTCTCTCAG